A genomic window from Silene latifolia isolate original U9 population chromosome Y, ASM4854445v1, whole genome shotgun sequence includes:
- the LOC141629174 gene encoding uncharacterized protein LOC141629174 — protein sequence MVCELITPDKQWNVSKLASFVSKDIVSKILDVPIPWNDLTDKMGWGISVDGAFSIKSAACVSYSIRNHHGKILLLGAKSCGNISVLLAETMALRESIIAAKTLGYTSIAIEGDNLCVINSIRGTWEIPWEISSFIADITIELSQFKEVKNFHCFREANKVPDFMANLGHSCHFISR from the exons ATGGTCTGTGAACTTATTACACCGGATAAACAATGGAATGTCTCAAAATTAGCTTCCTTTGTCAGTAAGGACATTGTTAGTAAAATTCTTGATGTCCCTATTCCATGGAATGATTTAACAGATAAAATGGGATGGGGAATATCAGTTGACGGAGCTTTTTCGATTAAGTCTGCTGCTTG CGTTAGTTACAGTATCAGAAACCATCATGGTAAAATTTTGCTACTAGGAGCTAAATCGTGCGGTAATATTAGTGTTCTTTTAGCCGAGACTATGGCTCTTAGAGAAAGCATAATCGCAGCTAAAACTTTGGGATACACGTCTATAGCCATTGAAGGGGATAATCTTTGTGTTATTAACTCTATTCGTGGAACTTGGGAgattccttgggaaatttcttCTTTTATTGCTGATATTACAATTGAACTCTCCCAGTTCAAAGAAGTTAAAAATTTCCATTGTTTTCGTGAGGCTAATAAAGTACCAGACTTTATGGCCAATCTAGGACATTCGTGTCATTTTATTTCGAGGTGA